The DNA region TGAGGCTCCACACCAGACACAAGGAGCAGCTACGGCGATTTGGTCTCAACCCCCTGGATCTTTGAGGCCACTGGCCTCAAATCTCTAAATATCAATATCAATAAAGCAACCTGATGTAGAAGTCAATAGAACTGTAGATTGTGGCCTCTGGCAGTGAGGACATCTATTTTCTAGGTTAACCCATTGTCCCATTGTCCTAACCCCTGAGTGATAAGAAATAGACAATGTTCTAAACCCTTTCCTACAGAAACTAGATCCCATTCCCTATAGCCTGGAGTACCTTCAGTCCCTTCAAACTGCCTTGGCTTAAGTGGGCacggtagtgcatgcctttaatccccacacttgggaggcagggggatctctgagtttgaggccagcctggtctacaaagcaagtttcaggacagccagggctatacggagaaaccctgtcttgaaaaaccgaaacaaaacaaaacaaaactattttggatTATCCTGACCAATAAAACACAAATCCAGAtatccagatgtgtgtgtgtgtgtgtgtgtgtgcgtgcgcgtatacatttatttatttatttatttatttatttatttatttatttatttatttatttgaacagTAGCATACTTGTACTAAAGTGCTCATatagatgtcagaggacaacctccagGAGGTTCTACTGTATGGTTCTAGTGAGTGAACTCGGGTTGTCAGACTTAGAAGACAGCAGCTTTACCTACTCACCGGCCAACTGGAAAAGGCTACAACAGGACATTACAATAGCCAAGAACCAGCTCCCAAGATTCCTAGGTATCAGTAGAAGGAACATATggctccagtccttctgccacaTGACAACAGCATCACGTGTCCCCTAGCTTCAGTCCTAAGTGGTTCCACAGCCTCATCTTCTTGAACAGAACTTCATCTTTGGGGCACAGCTCCCCAAAACTTCTGCATAACATCCTGTGGAGTCTCAGGCTCCCTTACTAGCCGGCCTGAGGTCTCCGTCTACACCCCTGTGCTGGAGGTAGGCTCATGAGAAAGAGGAAGGTCCCTGCAGTCCTGCGATCAGTAGTGTCCGAATCCTCCAGTTCCCACTTCCAACTTAGACTGTTCCTGGCTCCTCCCATCTCCGTGTGCAGAGCAAGGGCAGGAGAATAGGCGAGTCTATGCCAAGCAGGGATGTCCTATAGCAACTCTGAAGCCAGAGGCCAGtcctacacacagagagaagaaggagagtcAGTCTCCTGCCCCAACATGCTCTGCTCAGGAATAGGACTTTGTCCACAGAGTCTCCGACGACCAACGGTTCCGGCACATCCCACACAGATCTACCCGTTAGCcctcctctctgcccttctcATAATTCCACGCGTCTCTTTGACTTCACCTCTCCAGACTCCAAGGAAATCCAGGCTTCTGAGCCCTGCGAATTCCTAGGTGCCAGCTTCAGGCGGAGGGGTGGCTCTGCCTCAGCCAGCTGCTGAAGCGTATCCAGGTCACTGTCTCCACCCACAGGACATCCGTTCACCTCCAAAATCGCATCTCCCATCTGCAGCCCCGCCCGTGCAGCTGAGCCTCCTGGGGTCACCTGGCAGTGTAGGGGGATACACAAAAGGGTTGGTCAGGTGCTCCAAGGCAGGGAAGatggggcggggggagggaggaggttgTGAATGATGGGTAGATTCCAAGGCATATGGTGCATCCAATCACCTGGGAGATGAAAAGACAAGGCCCACTGGCCACACAGCGGAGTCTGAATCCATAGCCACCTCCAGGCCCAGGGTACAAGAAGCATTGGCGAGAGCCAGCAAGGCCAGAAGGCTCAACTGTGTCTTCCACTGGAAGATCCTTGGTTTCTGCCAGAGGAGCAGCAGCAATCTCGGTGTTCTccaagaagaggaggggagacaggCGTACCTGGCGGGTGCAGGGAGAGAACCTGTGACTCCTGAGCCCTTCTCCattcccaccctctccccaacccaGTCACGTACCATGCTGAAGAAGCGGTCAGCCTCAGGATCGACGACGACGAGGGAGACACAAGAGCCCTGTGCTCGAATCCTAGACACTGTTTCCTCGTGGCCCAGCCCGTCCATGCTCTCCCCAGCCACAGCCACCAGGCGATCTCCAGCCTTCATCCCGGCCTTGTCAGCTGGCAGTCCTGGATCCACCTCCCACAAGAACTGCCCTGGGACATGGACATCTTCACTGCTCTCCCCTGACTCACGCCcgtgctctcccaggaactaacccCAAAGTACACGGGAGGATGCCATTGGGAGCTGTGGGGCACCTCTCGTGGACACTGAGAAGCACACAATTGAACATGTATGACCAGCCTAATGTCCAGTTTCTGACCCACCTCCAGAGCTGCACTCACCAAGTCGACCATCCGGGCCCTTCTCCTCCCGGAGCAGAAACCCAAAGCCTTGAGGCCCTTTCTCTATGTTTAAACACCGGGGCTTGGCGGGCAGTGCCCAGCCCTCCGCCAGGGGTGCAGCAAGAGGCATTCCCAGTTGGTGACACTGTTCCTCTACCTCTGGCCCTGCCACCAGCAGAGTCACCCGATCTCCACTCTGACAAAGCTGTGAGGACAGAGCAAGAATGTAAACATAGGCCATCTGTGTGGGACAGAAAGGCAGGTCAGCCTCTCCTCCCAGGGTCTCAGAATGAGGACGAGCCCCTATAGGAAAGAGGGAGTGATACGCACTGACCCTCAGGTCAGGAGGGTACCTTCATGTAGGAAGTCACTGCAGGAAGCCCTACCTTCCTATTGAGCTGGTTGTAAGTGAACTTCTCCACACAGATCCCATTCACTTCTAGGAGCCTGGCCCCAGGGGGCACCCCTGCCCTCTcagcagctcctcctgcactgagCACCAACCAGAAAGGACCTCGAGCTCCTAAAGACAGAAAAAGTTAAGTCCCAGCCTTCTGCCTGCCTAGAACAGAAGCTGAGCTTCCCAACCCTgtctccccccccgcccccgtaCCAGGCCCTAAGCTCACCATGGGTGACACTGAAGCCAAAGCCACCTTCATCTTTTACCACATGGCACAACCGGGGCCTGACCCCCGAGGCTAGGGTCGGACAGGGGAAAGCTTCATTCCCTTGCTGGGCACGTGTCACGTCATACACATGCTGTGCCAAGACTGTCAGCAATACCCGGGGACCGCTGGCCCGGATGTAACGCACCACCTATAAGAGGGCACACAGGAGTGAAAGGTTGGCCCTCTGAGATCCCAGGATCCCCTAGAGTATATGGTTTTTCTTTTCACTGTAAAAACCATGTCTGTAGATGCCTTCACCCAATCCTTCTACCTAGGTGTCTCCAAATGATGGGGTCTGAAGAGGGTGAGGCTAGGCCAATCCAGTGTCCAGACAAACATCAGGCTGCGTTTCCTCCCTGAACGTCCTTTAGTACCACAGGGATTCCCAGCCCAGCCTCACCACCGCATAGTCCTCATGTTCCACAATATTATTGTTCACAGCTAGGATCCGATCTCCTTCCCGGAGACCCTGGCGCTGGGCAGAGGAGCCTGGATCCACCCTGCACACCACATGGTCAGCCTTGCCGAGCTGCTGCTGCAGATGGAACCCAaaactcttttcctcctccttgctCAACAGACAGAAGCGAGGCCGGTGCAGGTTCCAGGGATCTGGAGGAGGAGGTAGGTAGccaaaaaggaggagggggacacagcccaggcacagcagcaTCAAATGTCCCTGCTTCCTCTCAGAGCACTGGTCAGCTTCCAGCCAGTGAGAGGGTGGGCTGTATAGCTGAATGGATGTGTGGGCCAGCTGCTGAAGCCAAGGGAAGGCTGCCCCCTCTACCTCTGCCTAGTTACTGATATCAGAGGGAGGCGGGAGGCAGTTACCAAGGAGATAGGAGGCTGTGTGGCTCTGTAGTGTCTCTAGGGAAAGGCAATAGTTGCCAGGGGTGAGGGGATTACCAGATTGGTCCTGGTCTTCAGCCAGGGAGAGGACAGGATTGTCAATGCCCAGTCTAGGATTAAACTTAAACTTTCTGTAAAGAGGCAGGAGAAGCGAATATGAGACGCTCATAGCTGGACTTAGGTCCCGGGTTCTACCCTCGGTACTGATGCCAGCTGAGAGTCCCcaccttcagttctttttctccaACCGGCAGACTACTTACAGAGTTAACAAGGCCGTGTCCCGAAGATCTGCCAGACGAAGGAAGGTGAGAGTAGAGACACGCTCCCCACGACATTcataataaaaaaccaaaagagctTAGGAGAAACCCACCCTCCTCCCATTCTGCTTCactatcttcacacacacacacatacacacacacacacagacactcacactctcacacactcacacacactcacactctcacacactcacacacactcacacacatagacacacactcacacacatacaaacacacacagacacatacaaacacacacagacacatacacacactcacacacacactcacactcacacacacactcacaaacacacacatactcacacactcacacacactcacaaacacacactcacacactcacaaacacaaacacgcatagacacacatagacacacacacatagacacacattcacacacacatagacacacacatagacacacactcacacacacagacacacacagatagacacacactcacacacacatagacacacactcacacacacatagacacacactcacacacaaatagacacacacacacagaggggtgctGCCTCCCCTTTATTTTCCTCCCCCAGCACAGAAATCTGAGCCTATCAGCAGAGGGCGTGAACCAGGAAGGTAGATCTATAAGCCCATCTCATTCCTAGTTCTAATGCCTCAGGGCTACAAACCCCGAGAGCAAGTGTGTTCTAGACCCAGAGATTCCAAATCTGCCCCTTCTGCCGCCACCCCAAAGTCCCCTTTCGAGGACATCTCCCCACTTCCTACCTGCAGCTGCCTCCATAGTTGGATCAGTGACCCAGGACTTAAGAGTAGGGACAAGGTTCATTATAACCAGCTGACCCTCCCACCTGCCCCCTCCCGAGTCACGCCTTCTTGAAGACACTGCAAGGAAGCCTTGAGGTAATGGTTAACAGCAATAGGACTTATTCCCTGGGAAGTGCAAGTCTAGGTTCCTTCTGCCCCCGGTCTTGCATCCTACCTTTCTCTTAAGACCCAGGTGCTCTTATGCACAACAAAAAGCAGCTCACTGTCATCTCCAGCTGCTAAGGAGGAGAAGGGttgtaggaattaaaggcccagcATGAACAGCCTCATCCCAGGATCTCACACACAGGCCTTCCCAGCAACAAAGTTATCTAAAGATGTTTGAGCCTCTCCCTTTGCCTATCAACAATGGATCTCCAAGAATTGCAATTACTCTAGGAATCTTAAactggggaagagaagaggaagcctgGATGCCAGCCAGAACTTGTCCCCCAAAAAGAGGTTTTGGACAACTTTTCAGACCACTAAGCTGGATGGACTGCAACAGTCACCGAGTCCCAATGAGACTGCTCAGTACACTAAATCCCAGGGGCGGACCCTGAAGATGAGCTTTGGGGTTGACACCGTCACCAGACCCATTTATCTGTTCCTCTTCCCAGGGTAGCCACCTCAAAcaaatctcctttctctgctttcctaAGCTTTCAtcttgttcatttgtgtgtgtgtgtgtgtgtgtgtgtgtgtgtgtgtgtgtgtgtgtgtgtgtgtgtttgcatgcatgtgtgaatgagAAAGTAAGGAGAGAGGTGCAGAAGGTGCGGTTGCTCCGTAGAGAGGGTATtgaatcccccaccccacccccacctcgaGCTGGAGTGGTTGTTGGCTTCCCCTactccacctcccaccccaccccaccccacccctgctgggaatgaggttgctgggaactcAATtactgtcctctggaagagcaaggaGTATCTGAGCCTGCcgggccatttctccagccctccttctctgccttttcACTATTCCCTTTTTAAATACCTTAAATGGGATGCCCGGCGGAGCTCAGCTTGATTGACACTACAAACCCCAGCAACACTACTGCTACTGCCTCTGAGTCTGGTGGCCAGGGGCCATCTGCAGCAGAAGGCAAACCAAACTAACCCTTTCTTGGAAGCACCAGGCAAGGAAGTGGAGACCACAGGGAGCGGAAGACACGCAGCTTTTTAATAGCAAGACGGGCACACTTGTCCCTAGTAACCTTGGAGCCATTGATACCTGTGCATTTGAGAGACGTGAGGCTGGGAAAGGCACCAGTGTGAGGGCATTTCGTGTCCAGAGGTGAGCGTAAGGCAGGATGGGGAGCCGTCTAGTACCTCTGCTGGATGGTAGAACCCCCAGCATGGCAAACacagtcagaggtcagaggaggaaggaggaggactgGTGGTGGCGTCACGAGGCAATTTGCCCACTGATGTGCCACATCCTTAGTCCTTCTAGGCAAAGGGAGAGGTAACATGTTCCATATCGAAGTCCACAGCAGCTAACCGCATTTGACCTTGGGAATTCTAGGCTGGACTTGTTGGGGGTGGAATAGCACAGTTTTACCCACTGCTTTGACTGCAGAACTGAAGGGATCTTTCTGGAAGTTGTACAAGCCAGGAAGCCACAGAGAGAGCCAGTGGTCCCACAGCTCTATCCCAGCAGTCATTGTCTCAGTGTCCAGAGCCTCCCAGCTGCTCCAGAAGAGTCTTGACCTCGCTCTCCACCCGCAGAAGCTGAGCCTTGCGCCAAGGATTAAGGGTGGCACCTCTGCTGTCTTCCAAGTCTCGGAGCAGCAGCTTGAGATGGCGCTGGACCCGGACAGGGTCCCAGCTGTTGAGGTTGCGTTGGACTTCACTGAGGATCACTGACCAGTACTCAGACACCGCTGTCCCCTCTGTCAGCGAGGCTACAACCCGGGCACCACCTTCGCCAGAGCCGCCCAAATCCCGCAGGACCTGGCGACCCTCTGAACTCAGCTCATTGAAGTAGAGGCTGGGGGAGAAAAAGATGGGAGGATGTCATTCATCAGGGTTTTGAGAAGAAAGGCCCAAGGTGGACAGACAGAGAGCCAGAGGGCAAGCGTGTGTAGTAAGATCCGAGGATAAGGCTCAGATGCTAGAGCGCTTCGCaggcacagagccctgggttcgcCTCCCTAGCATCACAAAAAGACTGTCATaagccagaggcagaggtagaagccAATGGAAACATTTAGTGTGACCAGAGACAGTAGTCCCTGGGAGAAATGGTGGTAGGATAAGGGACAGTCACAGAGGACTTAGGTTAACTCAGCACTCCGCAAACCAGGATCAGAAAGGGAATACAGAGAGCAGGTTCAGGTCCACAGCACCCCCGGGGTAGGAAGAACTAGGAATGAGAGGTCGTAAGTGGGGTTGGGGCCTGGAGGCACGAGACCAGGAGCAGGACTTACTGCAGCAGCTCCAGGGACGGGTGCTTCCGAGCAGCCTTAGCCAAGGCCAGAGCCACCGTGTCCCCAGCACCATTGTAGGCCACATTCAGTTCCTGTAGTTGTTTGTTACGGTCCAGCTGGGCAGCCAGCAACTCCAGTCCCTCATCTCCAAGGTCAGTGTGCAGCAGGGACAGGTGTGTCACCGAAGTGTTTCCTGCCAGCCCGTCCATCAGCACACCCACCCCTGCTGCTGTCAGTGGGTTGTTGGACAGCCTAAGGAGCACAGGCAAGGCAAGGTTGGGGATTGGGGCATTGTAGATACCCAAGCTGGGTGTTAGGACATTGGCCAAAGGGGGCACATCTGGgttggaggccagtctgaacACAGAAATGGGGCCCAGGCAAAGGGACAGTGAAATGAGGAGGAGGTGAGTGCCCAGGGGGAAAAGTTGGGGAAAGCAGGtggcctcttctccctcctttctatttctttagcttTCTGACCTTCCTTCCCCCCTCATTCTTCTGTTCTATTAGTCCTCTTACACCTCCCCTTACAGCCTCCCGCCCTTTGGTCCTCCCTCCTTGGCCTTTGGTCCTCCCTCCTCGGCCTTTGGTCCTCCCTCCCCGGCTTTTGGTCCTCCCTCCCCGGCCTTTGGTCCTCCCTCCCCGGCCTTTGGTCCTCCCTCCCCGGCCTTTAGTCCTCCCTCCCCAGCCTTTGGTCCTCCCTCCCCGGCTTTTGGTCCTCCCTCCCCGGCCTTTGGTCCTCCCTCCCCGGCCTTTGGTCCTCCCTCCCCGGCCTTTGGTCCTCCCTCCCCGGCCTTTGGTCCTCCCTCCCTGGCCTTTGGTCCTCCCTCCCCGGCCTTTGGTCCTCCCTCCTCGGCCTTTGGTCCTCCCTCCCCGGCCTTTGGTCCTCCCTCCCCGACTTTTGGTCCTCCCTCCCCGGCCTTTGGTCCTCCCTCCCCGGCCTTTGGTCCTCCCTCCCCGGCCTTTGGTCCTCCCTCCCCGGCCTTTGGTCCTCCCTCCCCGGCCTTTGATCCTCCCTCCCCGGCCTTTGGTCCTCCCTCCCCGGCCTTTGGTCCTCCCTCCCTGGCCTTTGGTCCTCCCTCCCCGGCCTTTGGTCCTCCCTCCTCGGCCTTTGGTCCTCCCTCCCCGGCCTTTGGTCCTCCCTCCCCGACTTTTGGTCCTCCCTCCCCGGCCTTTGGTCCTCCCTCCCCGGCCTTTGGTCCTCCCTCCCCGGCCTTTGGTCCTCCCTCCCCGGCCTTTGGTCCTCCCTCCCCGGCCTTTGATCCTCCCTCCCCGGCCTTTGGTCCTCCCTCCCCGGCCTTTGGTCCTCCCTCCCCGGCCTTTGGTCCTCCCTCCCCGACTTTTGGTCCTCCCTCCCCGGCCTTTGGTCCTCCCTCCCCGGCCTTTGGTCCTCCCTCCCCGGCCTTTGGTCCTCCCTCCCCGGCCTTTGGTCCTCCCTCCTCTTCGGTTCCATCTTTCACACTCCCCCACCCACTTTcattaaaacaagacaaaacatttacttattctgtgcatgtgtgcctgtgggagtgaggtggggaaggggaggggctgcgAAGGTCAGGGGACACTCGTGGGAACCGTGGGAACCGGTTCTTTCCTTCCAACCAATATGTGAATCCAGGGGATTAAACTCAGTTTTTCAGGCTTGGCACCAGCCACTGTCACCTTCTGAGCCATGTCGTCAGGGGTCCCCTTCAgcccccttccttcttcttcattcACCTCTCCTGATTCTCATTAGAAACAGGGGCCCCCAGGCATCTGGGTTCCTAGGAAATCAGCCAACACCTTGGGAGCAGCTAAAGAGTAGCCAGCATTATGGTGAGTCTGCAGGGAACAGCGGTTCTGTTGCCAGGCAACCGGCCCAGGAATTACAGCAGCCTTCCTGTCCCCCAGGCTGATATTAGCCAGGAAAAAGGCTTTCTTAGCACCTGTTCTGAGTGTCTTCCTTGTTCCTttatatttctgtctgtctgtctgtgacagAGTTTCTcccgtagccctggctgtactgaaactagctctgtagaccaggctggctttgaactcagagatctgcttctctgtgcctctccagtgctggggttaaggtGGTGTGCCACCGCCTTGCTCCTTTCAGATGCTTGTGATGGCCCTGGGCAGGGAGCCAGCCAGGGCCCAGACAACCTCTTTACTACAGCCAAGGCAGCTGCAACGCAGACCATGTCTGAAGCCATGGGAAGAGCCTGAGCCTCCCACCAGGCCCTGCTATAGGACACTCACCGGAGAGTGGTGATCTGGCATTGGTCATGTAACAGCAGGTCTCGGAGGTCTCTGCAGGCCTCAGGGCCCAGATTGTTGAGTTGCAACCTGGAGTAGAAGGTGGCCAGAGAGGGGAGGCAAGAGACCCAGAAGGCAGGTCAGCATGGGGTTTTCCCTCCTCCTCGACAGCCTGCTGCTTCCTGCCATCCACACATTCCTTGCCCCCTGTTGCTCAGGTCACCTCTGCCCTGCTGTGATCTGCTATGTCAAGAGACAGAGGTTTGTAGTTGTAAGGGGTGGAGGGGGCCTGAGAGATGGAGCCTGGTTTGAGGATGAGGTAGGTAGAGATCTGCGCTCAGAGAGCATTAACTAGACTTGGAGGGCTTTGGTTCCCAACCCAGTGGGTTGTGTAGAGCAAGGCCTCTCCGTGAGCCTTCAGGGCCTTCTCTGCACACAGCTGTCTCCATCTCTCATCTTCTGCCTTGTTGCAATACAGCCTCAGAGAGCTTTACCAGAAGACAAACCCATGCGTAACCTTTTAGCTTCGCAAACTGTAAACTcgtctctccccttccttttccttgagTCAAGGccttatacagcccaggctggcccggaattcactgtgtagctcatgCTGGGCTCA from Rattus norvegicus strain BN/NHsdMcwi chromosome 8, GRCr8, whole genome shotgun sequence includes:
- the Nherf4 gene encoding Na(+)/H(+) exchange regulatory cofactor NHE-RF4 isoform X1; its protein translation is MSVSYSLLLPLYRKFKFNPRLGIDNPVLSLAEDQDQSDPWNLHRPRFCLLSKEEEKSFGFHLQQQLGKADHVVCRVDPGSSAQRQGLREGDRILAVNNNIVEHEDYAVVVRYIRASGPRVLLTVLAQHVYDVTRAQQGNEAFPCPTLASGVRPRLCHVVKDEGGFGFSVTHGARGPFWLVLSAGGAAERAGVPPGARLLEVNGICVEKFTYNQLNRKLCQSGDRVTLLVAGPEVEEQCHQLGMPLAAPLAEGWALPAKPRCLNIEKGPQGFGFLLREEKGPDGRLGQFLWEVDPGLPADKAGMKAGDRLVAVAGESMDGLGHEETVSRIRAQGSCVSLVVVDPEADRFFSMVRLSPLLFLENTEIAAAPLAETKDLPVEDTVEPSGLAGSRQCFLYPGPGGGYGFRLRCVASGPCLFISQVTPGGSAARAGLQMGDAILEVNGCPVGGDSDLDTLQQLAEAEPPLRLKLAPRNSQGSEAWISLESGEDWPLASELL
- the Nherf4 gene encoding Na(+)/H(+) exchange regulatory cofactor NHE-RF4; the encoded protein is MEAAADLRDTALLTLKFKFNPRLGIDNPVLSLAEDQDQSDPWNLHRPRFCLLSKEEEKSFGFHLQQQLGKADHVVCRVDPGSSAQRQGLREGDRILAVNNNIVEHEDYAVVVRYIRASGPRVLLTVLAQHVYDVTRAQQGNEAFPCPTLASGVRPRLCHVVKDEGGFGFSVTHGARGPFWLVLSAGGAAERAGVPPGARLLEVNGICVEKFTYNQLNRKLCQSGDRVTLLVAGPEVEEQCHQLGMPLAAPLAEGWALPAKPRCLNIEKGPQGFGFLLREEKGPDGRLGQFLWEVDPGLPADKAGMKAGDRLVAVAGESMDGLGHEETVSRIRAQGSCVSLVVVDPEADRFFSMVRLSPLLFLENTEIAAAPLAETKDLPVEDTVEPSGLAGSRQCFLYPGPGGGYGFRLRCVASGPCLFISQVTPGGSAARAGLQMGDAILEVNGCPVGGDSDLDTLQQLAEAEPPLRLKLAPRNSQGSEAWISLESGEDWPLASELL
- the Nherf4 gene encoding Na(+)/H(+) exchange regulatory cofactor NHE-RF4 isoform X2, with amino-acid sequence MSVSYSLLLPLYRKFKFNPRLGIDNPVLSLAEDQDQSDPWNLHRPRFCLLSKEEEKSFGFHLQQQLGKADHVVCRVDPGSSAQRQGLREGDRILAVNNNIVEHEDYAVVVRYIRASGPRVLLTVLAQHVYDVTRAQQGNEAFPCPTLASGVRPRLCHVVKDEGGFGFSVTHGARGPFWLVLSAGGAAERAGVPPGARLLEVNGICVEKFTYNQLNRKLCQSGDRVTLLVAGPEVEEQCHQLGMPLAAPLAEGWALPAKPRCLNIEKGPQGFGFLLREEKGPDGRLVLVGGGSRTAS